A genomic region of Salvelinus namaycush isolate Seneca chromosome 7, SaNama_1.0, whole genome shotgun sequence contains the following coding sequences:
- the LOC120051022 gene encoding WD repeat-containing protein 48 isoform X1 has translation MATLHRQNAAGRRKVQVSYVIRDEVEKYNRNGVNALQLDPALNRLFTAGRDSIIRIWSVNQHKQDPYIASMEHHTDWVNDIVLCCNGKTLISASSDTTVKVWNAHKGFCMSTLRTHKDYVKALAYAKDKELVASAGLDRQIFLWDVNTLTALTASNNTVTTSSLSGNKDSIYSLAMNQMGTVIVSGSTEKSECVLLQVLRVWDPRTCAKLMKLKGHTDNVKSLLLNRDGTQCLSGSSDGTIRLWSLGQQRCIATYRVHDEGVWALQVNEAFTHVYSGGRDRKIYCTDLRNPDLRVLICEEKAPVLKMELDRSADPPTALWVSTTKSTVNKWSLKGIHNFRASGDYDNDCTAPLTPLCTQPEQVVTGGASIIQCHILNDKRHILTKDTNNNIAYWDVLKACKGEDLGKMEFDEEIKKRFKMVYVPNWFSVDLKTGMLTITLDESDCFAAWVSAKDAGFSSPDGSDPKLNLGGLLLQALLEYWPRTHINPMDEETEMNHMNGEHESRIQKGNGYFHVPPHTPVIFGEAGGRTLFRLLCRDSGGETESMLLNETVPQWVIDITVDKNMPKFNKIPFYLQPHSSSGAKTLKKDRLSASDMLQVRKVMEHVYEKIINLDNESQTGASGNNDKPSEQKEEEDVAVLAEEKIELLCQDQVLDPNMDLRTVKHFIWKSGGDLTLHYRQKST, from the exons GTATCCTATGTGATTAGGGATGAGGTGGAGAAGTATAACCGCAATGGGGTGAACGCTCTGCAGCTCGACCCGGCCTTGAACCGCCTCTTCACGGCTGGCCGAGACTCCATTATTAGGATATGGAGCGTCAACCAGCACAAG CAGGACCCGTACATTGCGTCTATGGAACACCACACAGATTGGGTCAATGACATCGTCCTCTGTTGCAATGGGAAGACAT TGATATCTGCTTCCTCAGACACCACAGTGAAAGTCTGGAATGCGCATAAGGGATTCTGCATGTCCACATTGCGAACACATAAG GACTATGTCAAAGCCTTAGCCTATGCTAAGGACAAGGAACTGGTGGCCTCAGCAGGGCTGGACAGACAGATCTTTCTATGGGACGTCAACACACTAACGGCACTGACCGCCTCCAATAATACTGTCACCA CCTCCTCACTGAGTGGGAACAAAGACTCCATCTACAGTCTGGCTATGAATCAGATGGGCACCGTCATTGTGTCAGGGTCCACTGAAAAG AGTGAATGTGTCCTGCTACAGGTGCTGAGAGTTTGGGATCCTCGAACCTGTGCCAAGCTGATGAAGTTGAAAGGCCACACAGACAACGTTAAATCATTACTGCTAAACAGGGATGGCACTCAG TGTCTCTCGGGCAGCTCAGACGGGACCATCCGTCTGTGGTCGCTGGGGCAGCAGCGGTGCATCGCTACCTACCGGGTGCACGATGAGGGCGTGTGGGCCCTGCAGGTCAACGAAGCCTTCACGCATGTCTACTCCGGCGGACGCGACCGCAAGATCTACTGCACCGACCTGAGAAATCCAGACCTCCGCGTTCTCATCTGCGAGGAGAAAGCCCCAGTCCTCAAG ATGGAGCTGGACCGCTCGGCAGACCCCCCCACGGCCCTCTGGGTCTCCACCACCAAGTCCACCGTCAACAAATGG TCTCTGAAGGGCATTCATAATTTCCGAGCATCTGGCGATTACGACAACGACTGCACTGCTCCCCTGACGCCTCTCTGTACTCAACCCGAGCAGGTCGTTACAG GGGGAGCCAGCATTATCCAGTGCCACATTCTGAACGACAAGAGACACATACTAACCaaagacacaaacaacaacattgcATACTGGGATGTTTTAAAG GCGTGTAAAGGGGAAGACCTGGGAAAGATGGAGTTTGACGAAGAGATTAAAAAGAGGTTCAAAATGGTCTATGTGCCAAACTGGTTCTCAGTGGATCTTAAAACTGGG ATGTTGACCATCACGCTGGATGAGAGCGATTGCTTTGCTGCATGGGTGTCAGCCAAGGATGCAGGCTTCTCCAGTCCTGATGGGTCTGACCCCAAGT TGAACCTGGGTGGACTGCTGCTGCAGGCCTTACTGGAGTATTGGCCCCGAACCCACATCAACCCCATGGATGAAGAGACAGAGATGAACCACA tgaaCGGGGAGCATGAGAGCAGGATACAGAAAGGTAACGGCTACTTCCATGTTCCCCCTCACACGCCAGTCATCTTTGGAGAGGCAGGGGGAAGGACCTTGTTCAG gttgtTGTGTCGAGACTCCGGTGGTGAGACTGAGTCCATGTTGCTCAACGAGACCGTGCCACAGTGGGTCATCGACATCACCGTGGAT AAAAACATGCCCAAATTCAACAAAATCCCCTTCTACCTCCAGCCTCATTCTTCTTCTGGTGCAAAAACCTTAAAGAA GGACCGCCTGTCGGCCAGCGACATGCTCCAGGTGAGGAAGGTGATGGAGCACGTATACGAGAAGATCATCAACCTGGACAACGAGTCTCAGACGGGGGCCTCGGGGAACAACGACAAGCCCAGCGagcagaaggaggaggaggacgtgGCCGTGCTGGCC
- the LOC120051022 gene encoding WD repeat-containing protein 48 isoform X2, producing MATLHRQNAAGRRKVQVSYVIRDEVEKYNRNGVNALQLDPALNRLFTAGRDSIIRIWSVNQHKDPYIASMEHHTDWVNDIVLCCNGKTLISASSDTTVKVWNAHKGFCMSTLRTHKDYVKALAYAKDKELVASAGLDRQIFLWDVNTLTALTASNNTVTTSSLSGNKDSIYSLAMNQMGTVIVSGSTEKSECVLLQVLRVWDPRTCAKLMKLKGHTDNVKSLLLNRDGTQCLSGSSDGTIRLWSLGQQRCIATYRVHDEGVWALQVNEAFTHVYSGGRDRKIYCTDLRNPDLRVLICEEKAPVLKMELDRSADPPTALWVSTTKSTVNKWSLKGIHNFRASGDYDNDCTAPLTPLCTQPEQVVTGGASIIQCHILNDKRHILTKDTNNNIAYWDVLKACKGEDLGKMEFDEEIKKRFKMVYVPNWFSVDLKTGMLTITLDESDCFAAWVSAKDAGFSSPDGSDPKLNLGGLLLQALLEYWPRTHINPMDEETEMNHMNGEHESRIQKGNGYFHVPPHTPVIFGEAGGRTLFRLLCRDSGGETESMLLNETVPQWVIDITVDKNMPKFNKIPFYLQPHSSSGAKTLKKDRLSASDMLQVRKVMEHVYEKIINLDNESQTGASGNNDKPSEQKEEEDVAVLAEEKIELLCQDQVLDPNMDLRTVKHFIWKSGGDLTLHYRQKST from the exons GTATCCTATGTGATTAGGGATGAGGTGGAGAAGTATAACCGCAATGGGGTGAACGCTCTGCAGCTCGACCCGGCCTTGAACCGCCTCTTCACGGCTGGCCGAGACTCCATTATTAGGATATGGAGCGTCAACCAGCACAAG GACCCGTACATTGCGTCTATGGAACACCACACAGATTGGGTCAATGACATCGTCCTCTGTTGCAATGGGAAGACAT TGATATCTGCTTCCTCAGACACCACAGTGAAAGTCTGGAATGCGCATAAGGGATTCTGCATGTCCACATTGCGAACACATAAG GACTATGTCAAAGCCTTAGCCTATGCTAAGGACAAGGAACTGGTGGCCTCAGCAGGGCTGGACAGACAGATCTTTCTATGGGACGTCAACACACTAACGGCACTGACCGCCTCCAATAATACTGTCACCA CCTCCTCACTGAGTGGGAACAAAGACTCCATCTACAGTCTGGCTATGAATCAGATGGGCACCGTCATTGTGTCAGGGTCCACTGAAAAG AGTGAATGTGTCCTGCTACAGGTGCTGAGAGTTTGGGATCCTCGAACCTGTGCCAAGCTGATGAAGTTGAAAGGCCACACAGACAACGTTAAATCATTACTGCTAAACAGGGATGGCACTCAG TGTCTCTCGGGCAGCTCAGACGGGACCATCCGTCTGTGGTCGCTGGGGCAGCAGCGGTGCATCGCTACCTACCGGGTGCACGATGAGGGCGTGTGGGCCCTGCAGGTCAACGAAGCCTTCACGCATGTCTACTCCGGCGGACGCGACCGCAAGATCTACTGCACCGACCTGAGAAATCCAGACCTCCGCGTTCTCATCTGCGAGGAGAAAGCCCCAGTCCTCAAG ATGGAGCTGGACCGCTCGGCAGACCCCCCCACGGCCCTCTGGGTCTCCACCACCAAGTCCACCGTCAACAAATGG TCTCTGAAGGGCATTCATAATTTCCGAGCATCTGGCGATTACGACAACGACTGCACTGCTCCCCTGACGCCTCTCTGTACTCAACCCGAGCAGGTCGTTACAG GGGGAGCCAGCATTATCCAGTGCCACATTCTGAACGACAAGAGACACATACTAACCaaagacacaaacaacaacattgcATACTGGGATGTTTTAAAG GCGTGTAAAGGGGAAGACCTGGGAAAGATGGAGTTTGACGAAGAGATTAAAAAGAGGTTCAAAATGGTCTATGTGCCAAACTGGTTCTCAGTGGATCTTAAAACTGGG ATGTTGACCATCACGCTGGATGAGAGCGATTGCTTTGCTGCATGGGTGTCAGCCAAGGATGCAGGCTTCTCCAGTCCTGATGGGTCTGACCCCAAGT TGAACCTGGGTGGACTGCTGCTGCAGGCCTTACTGGAGTATTGGCCCCGAACCCACATCAACCCCATGGATGAAGAGACAGAGATGAACCACA tgaaCGGGGAGCATGAGAGCAGGATACAGAAAGGTAACGGCTACTTCCATGTTCCCCCTCACACGCCAGTCATCTTTGGAGAGGCAGGGGGAAGGACCTTGTTCAG gttgtTGTGTCGAGACTCCGGTGGTGAGACTGAGTCCATGTTGCTCAACGAGACCGTGCCACAGTGGGTCATCGACATCACCGTGGAT AAAAACATGCCCAAATTCAACAAAATCCCCTTCTACCTCCAGCCTCATTCTTCTTCTGGTGCAAAAACCTTAAAGAA GGACCGCCTGTCGGCCAGCGACATGCTCCAGGTGAGGAAGGTGATGGAGCACGTATACGAGAAGATCATCAACCTGGACAACGAGTCTCAGACGGGGGCCTCGGGGAACAACGACAAGCCCAGCGagcagaaggaggaggaggacgtgGCCGTGCTGGCC
- the LOC120051022 gene encoding WD repeat-containing protein 48 isoform X4, with protein MATLHRQNAAGRRKVQVSYVIRDEVEKYNRNGVNALQLDPALNRLFTAGRDSIIRIWSVNQHKDPYIASMEHHTDWVNDIVLCCNGKTLISASSDTTVKVWNAHKGFCMSTLRTHKDYVKALAYAKDKELVASAGLDRQIFLWDVNTLTALTASNNTVTTSSLSGNKDSIYSLAMNQMGTVIVSGSTEKVLRVWDPRTCAKLMKLKGHTDNVKSLLLNRDGTQCLSGSSDGTIRLWSLGQQRCIATYRVHDEGVWALQVNEAFTHVYSGGRDRKIYCTDLRNPDLRVLICEEKAPVLKMELDRSADPPTALWVSTTKSTVNKWSLKGIHNFRASGDYDNDCTAPLTPLCTQPEQVVTGGASIIQCHILNDKRHILTKDTNNNIAYWDVLKACKGEDLGKMEFDEEIKKRFKMVYVPNWFSVDLKTGMLTITLDESDCFAAWVSAKDAGFSSPDGSDPKLNLGGLLLQALLEYWPRTHINPMDEETEMNHMNGEHESRIQKGNGYFHVPPHTPVIFGEAGGRTLFRLLCRDSGGETESMLLNETVPQWVIDITVDKNMPKFNKIPFYLQPHSSSGAKTLKKDRLSASDMLQVRKVMEHVYEKIINLDNESQTGASGNNDKPSEQKEEEDVAVLAEEKIELLCQDQVLDPNMDLRTVKHFIWKSGGDLTLHYRQKST; from the exons GTATCCTATGTGATTAGGGATGAGGTGGAGAAGTATAACCGCAATGGGGTGAACGCTCTGCAGCTCGACCCGGCCTTGAACCGCCTCTTCACGGCTGGCCGAGACTCCATTATTAGGATATGGAGCGTCAACCAGCACAAG GACCCGTACATTGCGTCTATGGAACACCACACAGATTGGGTCAATGACATCGTCCTCTGTTGCAATGGGAAGACAT TGATATCTGCTTCCTCAGACACCACAGTGAAAGTCTGGAATGCGCATAAGGGATTCTGCATGTCCACATTGCGAACACATAAG GACTATGTCAAAGCCTTAGCCTATGCTAAGGACAAGGAACTGGTGGCCTCAGCAGGGCTGGACAGACAGATCTTTCTATGGGACGTCAACACACTAACGGCACTGACCGCCTCCAATAATACTGTCACCA CCTCCTCACTGAGTGGGAACAAAGACTCCATCTACAGTCTGGCTATGAATCAGATGGGCACCGTCATTGTGTCAGGGTCCACTGAAAAG GTGCTGAGAGTTTGGGATCCTCGAACCTGTGCCAAGCTGATGAAGTTGAAAGGCCACACAGACAACGTTAAATCATTACTGCTAAACAGGGATGGCACTCAG TGTCTCTCGGGCAGCTCAGACGGGACCATCCGTCTGTGGTCGCTGGGGCAGCAGCGGTGCATCGCTACCTACCGGGTGCACGATGAGGGCGTGTGGGCCCTGCAGGTCAACGAAGCCTTCACGCATGTCTACTCCGGCGGACGCGACCGCAAGATCTACTGCACCGACCTGAGAAATCCAGACCTCCGCGTTCTCATCTGCGAGGAGAAAGCCCCAGTCCTCAAG ATGGAGCTGGACCGCTCGGCAGACCCCCCCACGGCCCTCTGGGTCTCCACCACCAAGTCCACCGTCAACAAATGG TCTCTGAAGGGCATTCATAATTTCCGAGCATCTGGCGATTACGACAACGACTGCACTGCTCCCCTGACGCCTCTCTGTACTCAACCCGAGCAGGTCGTTACAG GGGGAGCCAGCATTATCCAGTGCCACATTCTGAACGACAAGAGACACATACTAACCaaagacacaaacaacaacattgcATACTGGGATGTTTTAAAG GCGTGTAAAGGGGAAGACCTGGGAAAGATGGAGTTTGACGAAGAGATTAAAAAGAGGTTCAAAATGGTCTATGTGCCAAACTGGTTCTCAGTGGATCTTAAAACTGGG ATGTTGACCATCACGCTGGATGAGAGCGATTGCTTTGCTGCATGGGTGTCAGCCAAGGATGCAGGCTTCTCCAGTCCTGATGGGTCTGACCCCAAGT TGAACCTGGGTGGACTGCTGCTGCAGGCCTTACTGGAGTATTGGCCCCGAACCCACATCAACCCCATGGATGAAGAGACAGAGATGAACCACA tgaaCGGGGAGCATGAGAGCAGGATACAGAAAGGTAACGGCTACTTCCATGTTCCCCCTCACACGCCAGTCATCTTTGGAGAGGCAGGGGGAAGGACCTTGTTCAG gttgtTGTGTCGAGACTCCGGTGGTGAGACTGAGTCCATGTTGCTCAACGAGACCGTGCCACAGTGGGTCATCGACATCACCGTGGAT AAAAACATGCCCAAATTCAACAAAATCCCCTTCTACCTCCAGCCTCATTCTTCTTCTGGTGCAAAAACCTTAAAGAA GGACCGCCTGTCGGCCAGCGACATGCTCCAGGTGAGGAAGGTGATGGAGCACGTATACGAGAAGATCATCAACCTGGACAACGAGTCTCAGACGGGGGCCTCGGGGAACAACGACAAGCCCAGCGagcagaaggaggaggaggacgtgGCCGTGCTGGCC
- the LOC120051022 gene encoding WD repeat-containing protein 48 isoform X3 — MATLHRQNAAGRRKVQVSYVIRDEVEKYNRNGVNALQLDPALNRLFTAGRDSIIRIWSVNQHKQDPYIASMEHHTDWVNDIVLCCNGKTLISASSDTTVKVWNAHKGFCMSTLRTHKDYVKALAYAKDKELVASAGLDRQIFLWDVNTLTALTASNNTVTTSSLSGNKDSIYSLAMNQMGTVIVSGSTEKVLRVWDPRTCAKLMKLKGHTDNVKSLLLNRDGTQCLSGSSDGTIRLWSLGQQRCIATYRVHDEGVWALQVNEAFTHVYSGGRDRKIYCTDLRNPDLRVLICEEKAPVLKMELDRSADPPTALWVSTTKSTVNKWSLKGIHNFRASGDYDNDCTAPLTPLCTQPEQVVTGGASIIQCHILNDKRHILTKDTNNNIAYWDVLKACKGEDLGKMEFDEEIKKRFKMVYVPNWFSVDLKTGMLTITLDESDCFAAWVSAKDAGFSSPDGSDPKLNLGGLLLQALLEYWPRTHINPMDEETEMNHMNGEHESRIQKGNGYFHVPPHTPVIFGEAGGRTLFRLLCRDSGGETESMLLNETVPQWVIDITVDKNMPKFNKIPFYLQPHSSSGAKTLKKDRLSASDMLQVRKVMEHVYEKIINLDNESQTGASGNNDKPSEQKEEEDVAVLAEEKIELLCQDQVLDPNMDLRTVKHFIWKSGGDLTLHYRQKST; from the exons GTATCCTATGTGATTAGGGATGAGGTGGAGAAGTATAACCGCAATGGGGTGAACGCTCTGCAGCTCGACCCGGCCTTGAACCGCCTCTTCACGGCTGGCCGAGACTCCATTATTAGGATATGGAGCGTCAACCAGCACAAG CAGGACCCGTACATTGCGTCTATGGAACACCACACAGATTGGGTCAATGACATCGTCCTCTGTTGCAATGGGAAGACAT TGATATCTGCTTCCTCAGACACCACAGTGAAAGTCTGGAATGCGCATAAGGGATTCTGCATGTCCACATTGCGAACACATAAG GACTATGTCAAAGCCTTAGCCTATGCTAAGGACAAGGAACTGGTGGCCTCAGCAGGGCTGGACAGACAGATCTTTCTATGGGACGTCAACACACTAACGGCACTGACCGCCTCCAATAATACTGTCACCA CCTCCTCACTGAGTGGGAACAAAGACTCCATCTACAGTCTGGCTATGAATCAGATGGGCACCGTCATTGTGTCAGGGTCCACTGAAAAG GTGCTGAGAGTTTGGGATCCTCGAACCTGTGCCAAGCTGATGAAGTTGAAAGGCCACACAGACAACGTTAAATCATTACTGCTAAACAGGGATGGCACTCAG TGTCTCTCGGGCAGCTCAGACGGGACCATCCGTCTGTGGTCGCTGGGGCAGCAGCGGTGCATCGCTACCTACCGGGTGCACGATGAGGGCGTGTGGGCCCTGCAGGTCAACGAAGCCTTCACGCATGTCTACTCCGGCGGACGCGACCGCAAGATCTACTGCACCGACCTGAGAAATCCAGACCTCCGCGTTCTCATCTGCGAGGAGAAAGCCCCAGTCCTCAAG ATGGAGCTGGACCGCTCGGCAGACCCCCCCACGGCCCTCTGGGTCTCCACCACCAAGTCCACCGTCAACAAATGG TCTCTGAAGGGCATTCATAATTTCCGAGCATCTGGCGATTACGACAACGACTGCACTGCTCCCCTGACGCCTCTCTGTACTCAACCCGAGCAGGTCGTTACAG GGGGAGCCAGCATTATCCAGTGCCACATTCTGAACGACAAGAGACACATACTAACCaaagacacaaacaacaacattgcATACTGGGATGTTTTAAAG GCGTGTAAAGGGGAAGACCTGGGAAAGATGGAGTTTGACGAAGAGATTAAAAAGAGGTTCAAAATGGTCTATGTGCCAAACTGGTTCTCAGTGGATCTTAAAACTGGG ATGTTGACCATCACGCTGGATGAGAGCGATTGCTTTGCTGCATGGGTGTCAGCCAAGGATGCAGGCTTCTCCAGTCCTGATGGGTCTGACCCCAAGT TGAACCTGGGTGGACTGCTGCTGCAGGCCTTACTGGAGTATTGGCCCCGAACCCACATCAACCCCATGGATGAAGAGACAGAGATGAACCACA tgaaCGGGGAGCATGAGAGCAGGATACAGAAAGGTAACGGCTACTTCCATGTTCCCCCTCACACGCCAGTCATCTTTGGAGAGGCAGGGGGAAGGACCTTGTTCAG gttgtTGTGTCGAGACTCCGGTGGTGAGACTGAGTCCATGTTGCTCAACGAGACCGTGCCACAGTGGGTCATCGACATCACCGTGGAT AAAAACATGCCCAAATTCAACAAAATCCCCTTCTACCTCCAGCCTCATTCTTCTTCTGGTGCAAAAACCTTAAAGAA GGACCGCCTGTCGGCCAGCGACATGCTCCAGGTGAGGAAGGTGATGGAGCACGTATACGAGAAGATCATCAACCTGGACAACGAGTCTCAGACGGGGGCCTCGGGGAACAACGACAAGCCCAGCGagcagaaggaggaggaggacgtgGCCGTGCTGGCC